In Centropristis striata isolate RG_2023a ecotype Rhode Island chromosome 15, C.striata_1.0, whole genome shotgun sequence, a genomic segment contains:
- the si:ch1073-15f19.2 gene encoding T-cell surface protein tactile, which produces MSLGSSDMAGGALGTAFSLLLLASITQGRQDVEVFHYEKLEAVVGQNVTLPCTVNDSTGLKIVSIEWNKNKSEKLALYSRGFGLHLFWPNVTMQNTSNGSYLHLFKVEKWDSGIYICDFATFPYGSITRKTVLVIKDDVKIMCDVNSTVEVHAGDNVTIQCRAFPDVQYKWTKNKMLVSENESLELWCVTEAHTGVYTLTVNTGNKRLHKEFIITVRTATTSLRTDLVTVPPHSNITEEGLIESADSGRTTSATTELSSTDSSPTCTRSTDATADNPNSREHTTSVTNLTRISGTSSPATHTESMPSNTTTTFSYGDKVTGSSQEKRNESTGVNPGATPTLSTGNTTIIIENEDAAAVRSHLLLVLIIVPILLLIALVGFLYRRQIIRERMDLPPPFKPPPPPVKYTSARHSEISTQHFPTSRCNSVAELKDMKQMFINIQCNGSM; this is translated from the exons ATGAGTTTGGGGAGCTCAGACATGGCTGGAGGTGCCTTGGGAACGGCcttctctctcctgctccttgCCTCTATTACACAAG GGCGCCAGGATGTTGAGGTGTTCCATTATGAGAAGCTGGAAGCAGTTGTGGGCCAGAACGTTACCTTACCCTGTACTGTAAATGACAGTACTGGTCTCAAGATCGTCAGTATTGAGTGGAACAAGAACAAGTCGGAAAAGCTGGCTCTGTATTCCAGAGGTTTTGGACTCCATCTGTTTTGGCCTAATGTCACCATGCAAAACACCTCAAATGGCTCCTATCTACACCTTTTTAAGGTGGAAAAATGGGACAGTGGTATATATATTTGCGACTTTGCAACTTTTCCTTACGGCTCCATCACTAGAAAAACAGTGCTGGTGATCAAAG ATGATGTTAAAATAATGTGTGATGTGAATAGCACTGTTGAGGTCCACGCTGGAGACAATGTGACCATTCAGTGCAGAGCATTCCCTGATGTGCAGTACAAGTGGACCAAG AACAAGATGTTGGTGTCAGAGAATGAATCTCTGGAGCTGTGGTGTGTGACTGAGGCTCACACTGGGGTTTACACACTGACTGTCAACACAGGAAACAAAAGACTGCATAAAGAGTTTATCATCACTGTGCGAACGGCAACCACAAGCTTAAGGACAG ATCTAGTGACAGTGCCACCGCACTCGAATATAACTGAAGAGGGATTGATCGAATCAGCAGACAGCGGACGCACCACATCAGCGACCACTGAGCTTTCATCCACTGACAGCAGCCCAACTTGTACCAGGAGTACAGATGCAACGGCTGATAACCCAAACTCAAGAGAGCATACGACCTCTGTAACAAATCTGACACGTATCAGTGGCACGTCATCCCCGGCCACACACACCGAGTCAATGCCCAgcaacacaaccacaacattCAGTTATGGTGATAAGGTGACCGGATCATCACAGGAGAAGAGAAATGAGTCCACGGGAGTCAATCCTGGTGCAACCCCAACCCTGAGCACCGGAAATACAACCATAATCATTGAGAATGAAG atgctgctgctgtacGGAGTCATCTGTTGTTGGTGTTAATCATCGTTCCAATCCTGCTATTGATCGCCTTGGTCGGCTTCCTCTACAGGAGACAAATTATAAGGGAAAG gATGGATCTGCCTCCTCCGTTCaaaccccctccccctccagTCAAGTACACATCTGCAAGACACAGTGAGATTTCAACACAGCATTTCCCCACTTCAAGGTGTAACTCGGTAGCAGAACTTAAAGATAtgaaacaaatgtttatcaATATTCAGTGTAATGGCAGCATGTAG